The Mycolicibacterium hassiacum DSM 44199 genome includes a window with the following:
- the manA gene encoding mannose-6-phosphate isomerase, class I, with the protein MHLLRGAVRTYAWGSRTAIAEFTGRPSPTDHPEAELWFGAHPGDPAYLQTADGEVSLLDTLREDPEGQLGVAVCNRYGDRLPFLLKVLAADEPLSLQAHPSAEQAREGFEREERAGIPVAGPTRNYRDPNHKPEILIAISDFHALAGFQPAARSVELMRELAVGDLDPYINLLAGQADADGLRALFTTWITAPQPDLDVLVPAVIEGAIQYLKSGRKTFAAEAKTVLELGERYPGDAGVLASLLLNRLTLRPGEAIYLPAGNLHAYLHGVGIEVMANSDNVLRGGLTPKHVDVPELLRVLDFTPATDEVLRPRVVQDGMEATYLTPAAEFAVSVLAIDGEHLGHEVDAPARQDGPQILLCAEGSVLVHSKTASVTLERGAAAWVPADDGPIRLVAERPSKLFRATVGGALS; encoded by the coding sequence GTGCACCTGCTGAGAGGAGCGGTGCGGACCTACGCCTGGGGTTCGCGGACCGCGATCGCTGAATTCACCGGGCGGCCAAGCCCGACCGATCATCCGGAGGCGGAGCTGTGGTTCGGCGCCCATCCCGGCGATCCGGCCTATCTGCAGACCGCCGATGGTGAAGTGTCGCTGCTCGATACGCTGCGCGAGGACCCGGAGGGGCAACTCGGGGTGGCGGTGTGCAATCGCTACGGCGACCGGCTGCCGTTCCTGCTGAAGGTGCTGGCCGCCGACGAGCCGCTGTCGCTGCAGGCGCACCCCAGCGCCGAACAGGCGCGGGAGGGCTTCGAGCGCGAGGAGCGGGCCGGCATCCCGGTTGCGGGGCCGACCCGCAACTATCGCGACCCCAACCACAAACCCGAGATACTCATCGCCATCAGCGATTTCCACGCGCTGGCCGGTTTCCAGCCGGCGGCTCGCAGCGTCGAGTTGATGCGGGAGCTGGCCGTCGGGGACCTGGACCCCTACATCAACCTGCTGGCCGGTCAGGCCGATGCCGACGGGTTGCGGGCGTTGTTCACCACCTGGATCACCGCACCGCAGCCCGACCTCGATGTGCTGGTGCCGGCGGTGATCGAGGGGGCGATCCAGTACCTGAAGTCCGGTCGGAAAACCTTTGCCGCCGAGGCCAAGACGGTACTGGAGCTCGGCGAGCGCTATCCCGGGGACGCCGGGGTGCTGGCCAGCCTGCTGCTCAACCGGCTGACGCTGAGACCCGGCGAGGCCATTTACCTGCCGGCCGGCAACCTGCACGCATATCTGCACGGCGTCGGCATCGAGGTGATGGCCAACTCCGACAACGTGCTGCGCGGCGGGTTGACGCCCAAACACGTCGACGTGCCGGAACTGCTGCGGGTGCTGGATTTCACCCCGGCCACCGACGAGGTGCTGCGGCCGCGGGTCGTGCAGGACGGTATGGAGGCGACCTACCTGACCCCGGCGGCCGAGTTCGCGGTGTCGGTGCTGGCCATCGACGGGGAGCACCTCGGCCACGAGGTCGACGCCCCGGCCCGCCAGGACGGTCCGCAGATTCTGTTGTGCGCGGAGGGGTCGGTGCTGGTGCACTCCAAGACCGCCTCGGTGACACTGGAGCGGGGCGCGGCGGCGTGGGTGCCCGCCGACGACGGGCCGATCCGGCTGGTCGCCGAGCGCCCGTCAAAGTTGTTCCGCGCCACCGTCGGCGGCGCGCTGTCCTGA
- a CDS encoding amino acid permease translates to MARRTKSVEQSIADTDEPDTRLRKDLSWWDLTVFGVSVVIGAGIFTITASTAGNIAGPAISVSFVIAAIACGLAALCYAEFASTVPVAGSAYTFSYATFGEFVAWIIGWDLVLEFAVAGAVVAKGWSSYLGEVFSFGGATAEVFGLQVDWGALLIIAFVTAILAWGTKLSAGVSLAITVIKVAVVLLVVVVGAFHIKLRNYSPFLPPPAEAGEAGTRTLDQSLFSLFTGAEGSHYGWYGLLAGASIVFFAFIGFDIIATTAEETRNPQRDVARGIIASLVIVTILYVAVAIVVTGMVHYTELRDAGDEANLATAFAANGIHWAATVISIGALAGLTTVVIVLVLGQTRVLFAMSRDGLLPRVLAKTGKHGTPVRITLIVGASVAVAATFFPMGNLAEMVNIGTLFAFVLVSAGVIVLRRSRPDLERGFRAPAVPWLPIASILACGWLMVNLTVLTWVRFLVWMAVGVVVYFLYGRSHSVLGRSMAAVSGR, encoded by the coding sequence ATGGCTCGCCGGACGAAGTCAGTCGAACAGTCGATCGCTGACACCGATGAACCGGACACACGCCTGCGCAAGGACCTCAGTTGGTGGGACCTCACCGTGTTCGGGGTCTCGGTGGTCATCGGCGCCGGCATCTTCACCATCACCGCCTCGACCGCGGGCAATATCGCCGGGCCGGCGATCTCGGTGTCGTTCGTGATCGCCGCGATCGCCTGCGGGCTGGCCGCGCTGTGCTACGCCGAGTTCGCCTCCACGGTGCCGGTGGCCGGCAGCGCCTACACGTTCTCCTATGCGACCTTCGGCGAGTTCGTCGCCTGGATCATCGGCTGGGATTTGGTGCTGGAGTTCGCCGTCGCGGGCGCGGTGGTGGCCAAGGGGTGGTCGAGCTATCTGGGCGAGGTGTTCTCGTTCGGGGGCGCGACCGCCGAGGTGTTCGGCCTGCAGGTGGACTGGGGTGCGCTGCTGATCATCGCGTTCGTGACCGCGATCCTGGCGTGGGGCACCAAACTGTCGGCCGGGGTGAGCCTGGCGATCACGGTGATCAAGGTCGCGGTGGTGCTGCTGGTCGTGGTGGTCGGGGCGTTCCACATCAAGCTGCGGAACTACTCGCCGTTCCTGCCGCCGCCCGCCGAGGCCGGTGAGGCGGGCACCCGAACACTGGACCAGTCGCTGTTCTCGCTGTTCACCGGCGCCGAGGGCAGCCACTACGGCTGGTACGGGCTGCTGGCGGGCGCCTCGATCGTGTTCTTCGCGTTCATCGGGTTCGACATCATCGCCACCACCGCCGAGGAGACCCGCAACCCGCAGCGCGACGTGGCGCGGGGCATCATCGCGTCGCTGGTGATCGTCACCATCCTCTACGTCGCGGTCGCCATCGTGGTCACCGGCATGGTGCACTACACCGAACTGCGCGACGCGGGGGACGAGGCCAACCTCGCGACGGCGTTCGCCGCGAACGGAATCCATTGGGCCGCAACGGTGATCTCGATCGGCGCGCTGGCCGGGCTGACCACGGTGGTGATCGTGCTGGTGCTGGGGCAGACCCGGGTGCTGTTCGCGATGAGCCGCGACGGGCTGCTGCCGCGGGTGCTGGCCAAGACCGGTAAGCACGGCACCCCGGTGCGGATCACACTGATCGTCGGCGCTTCGGTGGCGGTGGCGGCGACGTTCTTCCCGATGGGCAACCTCGCCGAAATGGTCAACATCGGCACCCTGTTCGCGTTCGTGCTGGTGTCGGCGGGGGTGATCGTGTTGCGCCGGTCCCGTCCGGATCTGGAGCGCGGATTCCGGGCGCCGGCGGTGCCGTGGCTGCCGATCGCGTCGATCCTCGCCTGCGGGTGGCTGATGGTGAACCTGACCGTGCTGACCTGGGTGCGCTTCCTGGTGTGGATGGCGGTCGGGGTGGTCGTCTACTTCCTCTACGGGCGCAGCCACTCGGTGCTCGGGCGCAGCATGGCGGCCGTGTCGGGCCGCTGA
- a CDS encoding alkane 1-monooxygenase: MPEQTTHTDPTRWRDRKRYLWLLGLIPPTAVLVMLPLVWALNHWGWHAAAQVPFWIGPILLYLVLPALDLKFGPDGQNPPDEVMEWLEKDKYYRRIVYAYLPFQYVTFILGAYLVTASNLSWLGFDGPLPWPAKIGLTLSVGMVGGVAINTAHELGHKKESVERWLSKIALAQTGYGHFYIEHNRGHHVRVATPEDPASARFGETFWEFLPRTVWGSLKSAWQLEAKRLQRQGKSPWHWSNDVLNAWAMSAVLFAVMVAVFGWGVIPYIVVSAVFGFCLLEAVNYLEHYGLLRQKTPSGRYERCAPEHSWNSDHLVTNLFLYHLQRHSDHHANPTRRYQTLRSMEGAPNLPSGYASMIMLTYVPALWRRVMDHRVLEHYNGDITRVNIHPRVRDKVLARYGAGSRDQVREEEAA; this comes from the coding sequence ATGCCAGAGCAGACGACACACACCGACCCCACCCGGTGGCGCGACCGCAAGCGCTACCTGTGGCTACTGGGTCTGATTCCGCCGACGGCGGTGCTGGTGATGCTCCCGCTGGTGTGGGCGCTGAATCACTGGGGCTGGCACGCGGCCGCCCAGGTGCCGTTCTGGATCGGTCCGATCCTGCTGTACCTGGTGTTGCCCGCACTGGATCTCAAGTTCGGCCCGGACGGGCAGAACCCGCCCGATGAGGTCATGGAGTGGCTGGAGAAGGACAAGTACTACCGCCGCATCGTCTACGCGTACCTGCCGTTCCAGTACGTCACTTTCATCCTGGGCGCCTACCTGGTCACCGCTTCGAACCTGAGCTGGCTGGGCTTCGACGGTCCGCTGCCCTGGCCGGCCAAGATCGGCCTGACGCTGTCGGTCGGGATGGTCGGCGGGGTGGCTATCAACACCGCTCACGAGCTCGGCCACAAGAAGGAGTCGGTGGAGCGCTGGCTGTCGAAGATCGCGCTGGCGCAGACCGGCTACGGCCACTTCTACATCGAGCACAACCGCGGGCATCACGTGCGGGTGGCCACCCCGGAGGATCCGGCGTCGGCGCGCTTCGGCGAGACGTTCTGGGAATTCCTGCCGCGCACCGTGTGGGGTTCGCTGAAGTCGGCGTGGCAGCTGGAGGCCAAGCGCCTGCAGCGCCAGGGCAAGAGCCCGTGGCACTGGTCCAACGACGTGCTCAACGCCTGGGCGATGTCGGCGGTGCTGTTCGCGGTGATGGTCGCGGTGTTCGGCTGGGGAGTGATCCCGTACATCGTGGTGTCGGCGGTGTTCGGGTTCTGCCTGCTGGAGGCGGTCAACTACCTCGAGCACTACGGGTTGCTGCGGCAGAAGACCCCGAGCGGGCGGTACGAGCGGTGCGCTCCGGAGCACAGCTGGAACTCCGACCACCTGGTGACCAACCTGTTCCTGTACCACCTGCAGCGCCACAGCGATCACCACGCCAATCCGACCCGGCGCTACCAGACGCTGCGCAGCATGGAGGGCGCGCCGAACCTGCCGAGCGGATACGCGTCGATGATCATGCTGACCTACGTCCCGGCACTGTGGCGGCGCGTGATGGACCACCGGGTGCTCGAGCACTACAACGGCGACATCACCCGGGTCAACATCCATCCACGGGTGCGGGACAAGGTGCTGGCCCGCTACGGGGCCGGCTCGCGCGATCAGGTCCGGGAGGAGGAGGCGGCCTGA
- a CDS encoding rubredoxin — translation MSAYRCPVCDYVYDEARGAPREGFPAGTPWQQVPDDWCCPDCGVREKVDFEPV, via the coding sequence ATGAGCGCCTACCGGTGCCCGGTCTGTGACTACGTCTACGACGAGGCCAGGGGCGCGCCGCGCGAGGGCTTCCCGGCCGGCACGCCCTGGCAGCAGGTGCCCGACGACTGGTGCTGCCCCGACTGCGGGGTCCGCGAGAAGGTCGACTTCGAACCGGTGTGA
- a CDS encoding rubredoxin — MDYKVYVCVQCGFEYDEAKGWPEEGIAPGTRWEDIPDDWCCPDCGAAKSDFDMVEVARS, encoded by the coding sequence ATGGACTACAAGGTGTACGTCTGCGTGCAGTGCGGCTTCGAATACGACGAGGCCAAGGGTTGGCCGGAGGAGGGCATCGCCCCGGGCACCCGGTGGGAGGACATCCCCGACGACTGGTGCTGCCCGGACTGCGGCGCGGCCAAATCGGACTTCGACATGGTCGAGGTGGCCCGGTCGTAG
- the alkX gene encoding TetR family transcriptional regulator AlkX, with protein MSSPPRDRTHRVPYAEASKALLRDSILDGMRDLLLTRDWSAITLSHVAKAAGVSRQTIYNEFGSRQGLAQAYALRLADRLVDRIGDAIEEHAGDVYAAFRAGFSAFFEQSAADPLVASLLTGDIKPDLLQLITIGSGPIITHCSARLTTIFRDSWVGCGEEDAGILARAIVRLAMSYISMPPEADHDVAADLARLLTPAAERYGATATE; from the coding sequence GTGAGCAGCCCGCCGCGTGACCGCACCCACCGCGTTCCCTACGCCGAGGCGTCGAAGGCGCTGCTGCGCGACTCGATCCTCGACGGCATGCGCGATCTGCTGCTCACCCGCGACTGGTCGGCCATCACGCTGTCGCACGTGGCCAAGGCCGCGGGGGTGAGCCGGCAGACCATCTACAACGAGTTCGGCTCGCGCCAGGGCCTGGCGCAGGCCTACGCGCTGCGGCTCGCCGACCGGCTGGTGGACCGGATCGGCGACGCCATCGAGGAGCACGCCGGCGATGTGTACGCCGCGTTCCGGGCCGGGTTCAGCGCGTTCTTCGAGCAGTCGGCGGCCGACCCGCTGGTGGCGTCACTGCTGACCGGCGACATCAAACCCGATCTGCTGCAGCTCATCACCATCGGCAGCGGTCCGATCATCACCCACTGCTCGGCGCGGCTGACGACCATCTTCCGGGACAGCTGGGTGGGCTGCGGGGAGGAGGACGCCGGGATCCTGGCCCGGGCGATCGTGCGGCTGGCGATGAGTTACATCTCCATGCCGCCCGAGGCAGATCACGACGTCGCCGCGGATTTGGCTAGGCTGCTTACACCGGCCGCGGAGCGCTACGGGGCCACCGCCACCGAATAG
- the ahcY gene encoding adenosylhomocysteinase, producing MTTTENRLTPDVRNGIEFKVADLSLADFGRKEIKLAEHEMPGLMALRREYADVKPLKGARISGSLHMTVQTAVLIETLVELGAEVRWASCNIFSTQDHAAAAVVVGPHGTPEEPRGVSVFAWKGETLEEYWWAAEQALTWPGEPANMILDDGGDATMMVLRGAQYEKQGVVPPEEEDDPTEWKVFLATLRKTFEKDKNKWTRIAQSVKGVTEETTTGVLRLYQYEAAGELPFPAINVNDSVTKSKFDNKYGTRHSLIDGINRGTDVLIGGKKALVCGYGDVGKGCAESLAGQGARVQVTEIDPINALQALMDGFDVVTVEDAIADADIVITATGNKDIITVDHMRRMKHQAILGNIGHFDNEIDMAGLERSGAKKTNIKPQVDLWTFEDGKSIIVLSEGRLLNLGNATGHPSFVMSNSFSNQVIAQIELWTKNDEYDNAVYRLPKKLDEKVARIHVEALGGKLTKLTKEQAEYIGVDVEGPYKPEHYRY from the coding sequence ATGACCACGACTGAGAATCGGCTGACCCCCGATGTCCGCAACGGCATCGAATTCAAGGTTGCCGACCTGTCCCTGGCTGACTTCGGCCGCAAGGAGATCAAGCTCGCCGAGCACGAGATGCCGGGCCTGATGGCGCTGCGCCGCGAATACGCCGACGTGAAACCGCTCAAGGGTGCGCGCATCTCCGGTTCGCTGCACATGACCGTGCAGACCGCGGTGCTCATCGAGACCCTGGTGGAACTCGGCGCCGAGGTGCGGTGGGCGAGCTGCAACATCTTCTCCACCCAGGACCACGCCGCGGCGGCCGTCGTCGTCGGGCCGCACGGCACCCCGGAGGAGCCCAGGGGTGTGTCGGTGTTCGCCTGGAAGGGCGAGACGCTCGAAGAGTACTGGTGGGCCGCCGAGCAGGCGCTGACCTGGCCCGGCGAGCCGGCCAACATGATCCTCGACGACGGCGGCGACGCGACCATGATGGTGCTGCGCGGCGCGCAGTACGAGAAGCAAGGTGTGGTGCCGCCGGAGGAGGAGGACGACCCCACCGAGTGGAAGGTCTTCCTGGCGACCCTGCGCAAGACCTTCGAGAAGGACAAGAACAAGTGGACGCGGATCGCGCAGTCGGTCAAGGGCGTCACCGAGGAGACCACCACCGGCGTGCTGCGGCTGTACCAGTACGAGGCCGCCGGTGAGTTGCCGTTCCCGGCGATCAACGTCAACGACTCGGTCACCAAGAGCAAGTTCGACAACAAGTACGGCACCCGGCACTCGCTGATCGACGGCATCAACCGCGGCACCGACGTGCTGATCGGCGGCAAGAAGGCGCTGGTGTGCGGCTACGGTGACGTCGGCAAGGGCTGCGCGGAGTCGCTGGCCGGCCAGGGCGCGCGGGTGCAGGTCACCGAGATCGACCCGATCAACGCGCTGCAGGCGCTGATGGACGGCTTCGACGTGGTCACCGTCGAGGACGCCATCGCGGACGCCGACATCGTCATCACCGCGACCGGCAACAAGGACATCATCACGGTCGACCACATGCGCCGGATGAAGCATCAGGCGATTTTGGGCAATATCGGCCACTTCGACAACGAGATCGACATGGCCGGGCTGGAGCGGTCGGGCGCGAAGAAGACAAATATCAAGCCGCAGGTCGACCTGTGGACCTTCGAGGACGGCAAGTCGATCATCGTGCTCTCCGAGGGTCGACTGCTCAACCTGGGCAACGCCACCGGGCATCCCTCGTTCGTGATGAGCAACAGCTTCTCGAACCAGGTGATCGCCCAGATCGAGCTGTGGACCAAGAACGACGAGTACGACAACGCCGTGTACCGGCTGCCCAAGAAACTCGACGAGAAGGTGGCGCGCATCCACGTCGAGGCGCTCGGCGGCAAGCTCACCAAGCTCACCAAGGAGCAGGCCGAG